In Streptomyces sclerotialus, the DNA window ACCCGCTACACCGTCGTGATCAACGATGAGGAGCAGTACTCGATCTGGCCTGCGCACCGGGAGGTGCCGGCGGGCTGGCGGGAGACCGGAACGGCCGGATCCAAGCAGGAGTGCCTGGACCACATCGACGCGGTGTGGACGGACATGCGGCCCAAGAGCCTGCGGGAGCGGATGACCGCGGAGGAGGCGTAGCCGGCGGCCGGCCTCCGCACGCGGTCCCGCCTCGGTCCCGTGTCCCGGAGGTCAGGTCCACCAGAGGAATTCATCACCTGCCAGGCCGGTGAAACAGGTCAGCAGGAGCCTGCCGCGCTCGGCCGCCGAGCCGCCGCCGAGCACGGCGTGCACCAGATTGCCATTGATCACACACAGGTCGCCCGTCGCCACCGGGACGGTCAGCGAGGCGTGGTCCGTCAGCAGCTCCGGTGGGTACGGGTAGCCGCTGTGGCGGACGCCGAGGCGCGCGCGGGTGCGGTCGTCGGGCGCGACGTTCCACAGCCGCAACTGACCGCGCCCACCGGGGACGTGCGGGTAGACGTTGACCGCCATCACCCGCCGGATGCGCTGGACTTCGAAGTCCGCCTGCAGCGGGTCGCTGAGCTGTGCGAGATCGTCGTGAGGCAGCAGCAGGAACTCACGGGAGTCGTTGTTCCAGCACACCGCCTTGGAGGAACCGGCCTTCCGGCCGTCGTGCTCGGCGGCGCGGGCGACGTCGAGCCGCCCGGCCAGCGCATCCCGCAGTCGCGCGATCGGGTCGGACGCGCCGGCGTACAGTGCGTCCACCGCCTCCCGCGCGGCCTCGGCGGCCGTCAAGTAGTCCAGGGTGGACCGCTCGATGTGTGACGCGCCGAGAATGTAGGCCTCGACGCCGTCGGCACCCTCGCCGTGCCGCGGGGTGCGGTGCGGGGAGTCCCAGAAATTGCGTGTGAGGGTGGCGCACTCGGCCGCGGGCACGAAATGCCGTA includes these proteins:
- a CDS encoding MbtH family protein: MSTGNGTGDESGTRYTVVINDEEQYSIWPAHREVPAGWRETGTAGSKQECLDHIDAVWTDMRPKSLRERMTAEEA